GGACTCGTGCGACTGAGCGGCAACGAAATGCCGATCGGTCCTTCGCCCCGCGCGGTTGAAGCGGTCCTGGAGAATGTGTATTCCTTCAACCGTTACAACCGGAACAGGGACATCTACGCCAGGATCGCCGAGCGCCACGGGCTGCCCGTGGTGGAGTGGGCGCCCAATTCCTTCACGCCGCCCGGCGCCTGGGTCACCCTGGGCTGTGGATCGTCGGAGGTGCTGTACGCCGTTGCGTCCGCCTATCTACGGGACGGGGCCGAAATGATCGAGGCTACACCGGGATACGCCGGCGTATTCCGGGTCGCGGAACCCAATGGCGGTACGGTGAAGTGGGTCCCCCTGTCCAGCGGCTTCCAGCAGGACCTCGATGCGATGAAGGCCGCCATATCCGAGAACACCAGGGTGGTGGTCATCACGAACCCGGGCAACCCGACCGGCGTGCTCGTCTCCCCGGATGCCGTGAAGAAGTTCGTCCAGGAGGTCCCGTCGAACGTGATCGTCTTTGTCGACGAAGCCTACATCGAGTTCTCCAAGAATCCTGATGACCGCATCGGCGCGGCACCGCTGATCCTGGACCATGAGAACGTGATCGTGGCCCGTACGTTCTCCAAGATCATGGGCATGGCGGGACTCGGCGTCGGCTACGGCCTGGCGCGCCCCGAAGTAATCGAGAAGCTGAACCAGAACAAGGGTGGACGGCCCAGCATGCTTTCCACCAACGCCGCGGCGGCCGGGATGGAGGATCATGACTACCAGGACCGGGCGCGGCAGGTGACCTGGGAAGGCCAGGAGTACTTCGCCAGCAATTTCGACGAGATGGGCATCGAGTACGTACCCAGCCAGTCCAGTTTCATGCTGATCAACGTGCACAAGGATGCGGATGAAGTCGTCCGCAAGTTGAGGGAAGAATACAACGTGATGGTCGGCAACGGAAAGCGCCGCTGGGAAATGGATACCTGGCTGCGGGTCACTTCCGGCCTGCAGGAAGAGAACGAGGCCTTCATGGCCGCACTCAAGAAGGTGCTGGTAAGTAGCTGATCGTTTGTGCGATCGATTCGGTTATCTGAGACCAAAGGACGGTGTTATGTCGAACATGCTGAAGGCGATGAACCTGGCGGCTCCCGGGTTCACCAGGCGCAAGTTCCTCAAGGGGCTCGCGGTGGGCGCCGGGGTGGCTTCTTTGGGCAGTTACGAAGCCGCGGCGCAAATGGTGGCGGGACCCCGCGTCCGGCCCGTGCGGGGCTGGGGGGTGCCCGAGGGATTCATCCGGCTGAGCAGCAACGAGAATCCGATCGGTCCGTCGCCCCGCGCCGTCGAGGCGATCATGCAGTACGTCTACAAGTTCAACCGGTATTACCGGGGCCG
This sequence is a window from Gemmatimonadota bacterium. Protein-coding genes within it:
- a CDS encoding histidinol-phosphate transaminase codes for the protein MMVGAGALTLGSYEAVAQMISGPNARPVRGWGVPEGLVRLSGNEMPIGPSPRAVEAVLENVYSFNRYNRNRDIYARIAERHGLPVVEWAPNSFTPPGAWVTLGCGSSEVLYAVASAYLRDGAEMIEATPGYAGVFRVAEPNGGTVKWVPLSSGFQQDLDAMKAAISENTRVVVITNPGNPTGVLVSPDAVKKFVQEVPSNVIVFVDEAYIEFSKNPDDRIGAAPLILDHENVIVARTFSKIMGMAGLGVGYGLARPEVIEKLNQNKGGRPSMLSTNAAAAGMEDHDYQDRARQVTWEGQEYFASNFDEMGIEYVPSQSSFMLINVHKDADEVVRKLREEYNVMVGNGKRRWEMDTWLRVTSGLQEENEAFMAALKKVLVSS